A region of Candidatus Poribacteria bacterium DNA encodes the following proteins:
- a CDS encoding acetate kinase — MRVLVLNAGSSSLKFSLFHDLGTTPTAEGLVDWAGARSRAVLSLEWRDTPRRAEAVVARNHREAAACAVDALGVAASKDLIVGHRVVHGGIGFRNSAIVDTAVRARIAELCSLAPLHNPPALEAIDAAQESLPDATHVAVFDTAFYADMPPAATIYAVPYEWHANWGIRRFGFHGISQAYCTRRAAAMLDRNVGELSLVSCHLGNGASAAAIRGGRAIDTTMGFTPMEGLMMGTRSGDVDPGILIDAMRRRGLSVDELDDALNRRSGLLGVSGVSSDYRKVEEAAVQGNDRARLALDIYAARVRSAIGSLAVSLGGIDALIFTGGIGANAANLRADVCQGIECLGVRLDVEANASCTPDAEISADGSRVRVLTIRSREDLMIATEARRAVEALARQ, encoded by the coding sequence ATGCGCGTCCTCGTCCTGAACGCCGGTTCCAGCAGCCTGAAGTTCAGTCTGTTCCACGACCTCGGGACCACGCCGACCGCAGAGGGATTGGTCGACTGGGCTGGGGCCCGTTCTCGGGCAGTCCTGTCGCTCGAATGGCGTGACACCCCGCGACGCGCCGAAGCGGTCGTCGCGCGGAACCATCGCGAGGCGGCCGCGTGCGCCGTCGATGCCCTAGGAGTCGCCGCAAGCAAGGACCTGATCGTCGGACACCGCGTCGTCCACGGCGGCATCGGGTTCCGCAACAGCGCGATTGTCGATACGGCGGTGAGGGCGCGCATCGCCGAGCTCTGTTCGCTGGCTCCCCTCCACAATCCGCCTGCGCTGGAAGCCATCGACGCCGCCCAGGAGTCCCTGCCTGACGCGACCCATGTCGCCGTGTTCGACACCGCGTTCTACGCCGACATGCCTCCCGCCGCGACGATCTACGCCGTGCCCTATGAATGGCACGCGAACTGGGGCATACGCCGCTTCGGGTTCCACGGCATCAGCCAGGCGTATTGCACGCGACGCGCTGCCGCGATGCTGGATCGCAACGTCGGGGAACTGTCGTTGGTAAGCTGCCACCTGGGGAACGGCGCGTCGGCGGCTGCGATCCGCGGCGGACGAGCCATCGACACGACGATGGGCTTCACGCCGATGGAAGGGCTGATGATGGGCACGCGTAGCGGCGACGTCGATCCGGGCATCCTGATCGACGCCATGCGGCGTCGCGGTCTCTCGGTGGACGAGCTCGACGATGCCCTGAACCGTCGCTCAGGCTTGCTGGGCGTTTCCGGAGTTTCCTCGGACTATCGGAAGGTCGAGGAAGCCGCCGTGCAAGGGAATGACCGGGCGCGTCTCGCGCTGGACATCTACGCCGCCCGCGTGCGCTCGGCAATCGGATCGCTCGCCGTATCGCTCGGAGGCATCGACGCGCTGATCTTCACCGGAGGAATCGGCGCGAACGCGGCGAACCTGCGAGCCGACGTCTGCCAGGGGATTGAATGCCTTGGCGTGCGGCTGGACGTCGAGGCGAACGCCTCGTGCACGCCCGATGCCGAGATCAGCGCCGACGGTTCCCGCGTTCGCGTCCTGACGATCCGCTCGCGCGAAGACCTGATGATTGCGACCGAAGCCCGACGCGCTGTG
- a CDS encoding LamG domain-containing protein, translated as MQIRISRFCLATACVAIAMFVVAGTSHAVIDPATAVGIWLMDEGKGNDVADLSAMKLASKLEGGTKWVDGKFDKAIEFDGKSGRMTTPDHENPADAITVSVWAKSLLPAWNNHGFLVEKRDAYILHPNQGGTLVAFPVCNGGCWNKPNSWDTGAIGPKDITQWHMYTGTFDSKTGEWIIYIDAEPASKLNLDKAKITVEKGPVHIGYDECCGGRFGSVVIDEVAIFNIALKQADIKSLYEKGIHMAVLAVESKDKAAAKWGELKLDR; from the coding sequence ATGCAGATTCGTATCTCCAGGTTCTGTCTCGCAACGGCGTGCGTTGCCATCGCCATGTTCGTCGTGGCGGGTACGAGTCACGCCGTCATCGATCCCGCAACCGCCGTTGGCATCTGGCTCATGGACGAGGGTAAAGGCAACGACGTTGCCGACCTGTCCGCGATGAAGCTAGCCAGCAAGCTCGAAGGCGGGACGAAGTGGGTCGACGGTAAGTTCGACAAAGCCATCGAGTTCGACGGCAAGTCGGGACGCATGACGACTCCCGATCACGAGAACCCCGCCGACGCCATCACCGTCTCGGTGTGGGCGAAGAGCCTGCTGCCTGCCTGGAACAACCACGGGTTTCTGGTCGAGAAGCGCGACGCGTACATCCTTCACCCGAACCAGGGCGGTACGCTCGTCGCGTTCCCGGTCTGCAACGGCGGATGCTGGAACAAGCCGAACTCGTGGGATACTGGCGCCATCGGTCCCAAGGACATCACGCAGTGGCACATGTACACCGGCACGTTCGACAGCAAGACCGGGGAGTGGATCATCTACATCGATGCCGAACCGGCGAGCAAGCTGAACCTCGACAAGGCGAAGATCACCGTAGAGAAGGGGCCCGTCCACATCGGCTATGATGAGTGCTGTGGCGGCCGGTTCGGTTCGGTCGTCATCGACGAAGTCGCCATCTTCAACATCGCCCTCAAGCAGGCAGACATCAAGTCGCTCTACGAGAAGGGCATCCACATGGCGGTCCTTGCCGTCGAGTCGAAAGACAAGGCGGCGGCGAAGTGGGGTGAGCTGAAGCTGGATCGCTAG